The Miscanthus floridulus cultivar M001 chromosome 7, ASM1932011v1, whole genome shotgun sequence genome includes a region encoding these proteins:
- the LOC136463301 gene encoding protein SMAX1-LIKE 4-like isoform X1, which yields MRAGAYTVHQSLSAEAAAVLKLSLGLARRRGHAQVTPLHVAYTLLGVSEPSSSPRLFTTTTVAGASTPAYGLLMRACARSRSQSQTHPAQCRALELCFNVALNRLPTGNAGLGMGSSPSTSFAASLLQQPSPTLSNALVAALKRAQANQRRGCVELQSQPCASPPGPQPQSTTKVEQQPPMLTIKVELDQLIISILDDPSVSRVMREAGFSSAAVKTNLEEESAAMLLGLGSHHGSSTPSSSSHAPPAAAVVVPPHFFQLEPYGGFPAHAGASGALWAAPSLESESPCKAEDVRAILEVMLTRRQGRRRANPVVVGDSASVAEASVAELMRRMERGDVPDELRGARVLRLHLSHVHVRLMTRADVDAWAADLRRSVGAATGTDNTGAGLVIYVGDMRWAVDSSNDDARGFSPAAHLAAELARLLGELRLRAASHGHGGRAWLVAAASYGTFMRCQRSSLEVTWDLQPVSVPAGAGGGLDLELGPRAATASSPADGKAAHPAQFPLLDLAPKQDQEDGVPMPTLCAECAKYYENEASVVRAKAAGTNLALTFFPGWPQADEPQTSHKDDLMELKKKWSRLCQLRVHSQSQWNQPTRPCNANATTSNMNSVPWLSTCELLPPSGDLKRKAESVRMPSESKRWMGGGGGLDLNLRADDDEEDGGAGSSEDEFVPSDLTNDGEGPSGDVTDDSIDSHRHAAVTFDFDH from the exons ATGCGGGCGGGGGCGTACACGGTGCACCAGTCACTCTCCGCAGAGGCGGCCGCGGTGCTCAAGCTCTCGCTGGGCCTGGCGCGCCGCCGCGGCCACGCGCAGGTCACGCCGCTGCACGTCGCCTACACGCTGCTCGGGGTCTCggagccgtcgtcgtcgccgcggctcttcaccaccaccaccgtcgccgGCGCCTCCACGCCGGCCTACGGCCTCCTCATGCGCGCCTGCGCCCGGTCCCGCTCCCAGTCCCAGACCCATCCGGCGCAGTGCCGGGCGCTGGAGCTCTGCTTCAACGTCGCGCTCAACCGCCTGCCCACGGGCAATGCGGGGTTGGGCATGGGCTCCTCGCCCTCTACTTCTTTCGCGGCGTCGCTCCTCCAACAGCCCAGCCCGACGCTGTCCAACGCGCTCGTGGCCGCGCTCAAACGCGCGCAGGCCAACCAGCGCCGCGGCTGCGTCGAGCTGCAGAGCCAGCCTTGTGCGTCGCCGCCAGGCCCGCAACCGCAATCCACTACCAAGGTCGAGCAGCAGCCTCCTATGCTCACGATCAAGGTCGAGCTGGACCAGCTCATCATCTCCATCCTCGACGATCCCAGCGTGAGCCGGGTCATGCGGGAGGCCGGCTTCTCCAGCGCCGCCGTCAAGACCAACCTCGAGGAGGAGAGCGCCGCCATGCTGCTTGGCCTCGGCAGCCACCACGGCTCctcgacgccgtcgtcgtcctccCATGCTCCTCCAGCCGCGGCCGTAGTAGTACCGCCTCACTTCTTCCAGCTGGAGCCTTACGGCGGCTTCCCGGCGCACGCCGGTGCCAGCGGCGCGTTGTGGGCAGCGCCCTCCTTGGAGTCCGAGTCTCCATGCAAGGCGGAAGACGTGAGAGCGATCTTGGAGGTGATGTTGACGCGGCGCCAGGGGAGACGACGAGCCAACCCCGTGGTCGTCGGCGACTCCGCGTCCGTTGCCGAGGCGTCCGTCGCTGAGCTGATGCGGCGGATGGAGCGAGGCGACGTCCCCGACGAGCTGCGCGGCGCGCGAGTCCTCCGGCTCCACCTCTCCCACGTCCACGTCCGGCTCATGACCCGCGCCGACGTGGACGCGTGGGCGGCCGACCTGCGCCGCAGCGTCGGCGCCGCCACCGGAACCGACAACACCGGTGCAGGCCTCGTCATCTACGTCGGCGACATGCGCTGGGCCGTCGACAGCAGCAACGACGACGCCCGCGGCTTCAGCCCCGCTGCGCACCTGGCCGCAGAGCTCGCCCGCCTGCTCGGCGAGCTCCGCCTCCGCGCCGCGTCGCACGGGCACGGCGGGCGCGCCTGGCTGGTGGCGGCAGCGAGCTACGGCACCTTCATGCGTTGCCAGCGGTCGTCCCTGGAGGTGACGTGGGACCTGCAGCCGGTGTCCGTCCCTGCTGGCGCTGGCGGCGGCCTCGACCTGGAGCTCGGCCCTCGCGCTGCAACTGCAAG CAGCCCGGCTGACGGCAAGGCTGCCCATCCTGCTCAGTTTCCTCTGCTGGATCTTGCACCCAAACAAGACCAAGAGGATGGCGTGCCAATGCCAACCCTGTGTGCTGAATGCGCTAAGTACTACGAAAATGAAGCATCGGTTGTGAGAGCTAAGGCAGCAGGCACCAATCTCGCGCTGACCTTCTTCCCTGGCTGGCCGCAGGCAGACGAACCCCAGACGTCGCACAAG GATGATCTGATGGAGCTGAAGAAGAAATGGAGCCGACTCTGCCAGCTGAGGGTTCACTCGCAGTCGCAGTGGAACCAACCGACTCGTCCGTGCAATGCAAATGCAACCACCTCTAACATGAATAGTGTCCCATGGTTGTCAACCTGCGAACTGCTGCCGCCGTCCGGCGATCTCAAGAGAAAGGCGGAGAGCGTCCGGATGCCGAGCGAGTCCAAGCGCTGGatgggcggtggcggtggccttGACCTGAACCTACGCGCTGATGACGACGAGGAGGATGGTGGTGCTGGCAGCAGTGAAGACGAGTTCGTTCCGAGCGACTTGACAAACGACGGTGAAGGTCCCAGTGGTGATGTGACTGACGACAGCATCGATAGCCATCGCCATGCTGCTGTGACCTTCGACTTCGATCACTAA
- the LOC136463301 gene encoding protein SMAX1-LIKE 4-like isoform X2, translating into MRAGAYTVHQSLSAEAAAVLKLSLGLARRRGHAQVTPLHVAYTLLGVSEPSSSPRLFTTTTVAGASTPAYGLLMRACARSRSQSQTHPAQCRALELCFNVALNRLPTGNAGLGMGSSPSTSFAASLLQQPSPTLSNALVAALKRAQANQRRGCVELQSQPCASPPGPQPQSTTKVEQQPPMLTIKVELDQLIISILDDPSVSRVMREAGFSSAAVKTNLEEESAAMLLGLGSHHGSSTPSSSSHAPPAAAVVVPPHFFQLEPYGGFPAHAGASGALWAAPSLESESPCKAEDVRAILEVMLTRRQGRRRANPVVVGDSASVAEASVAELMRRMERGDVPDELRGARVLRLHLSHVHVRLMTRADVDAWAADLRRSVGAATGTDNTGAGLVIYVGDMRWAVDSSNDDARGFSPAAHLAAELARLLGELRLRAASHGHGGRAWLVAAASYGTFMRCQRSSLEVTWDLQPVSVPAGAGGGLDLELGPRAATASPADGKAAHPAQFPLLDLAPKQDQEDGVPMPTLCAECAKYYENEASVVRAKAAGTNLALTFFPGWPQADEPQTSHKDDLMELKKKWSRLCQLRVHSQSQWNQPTRPCNANATTSNMNSVPWLSTCELLPPSGDLKRKAESVRMPSESKRWMGGGGGLDLNLRADDDEEDGGAGSSEDEFVPSDLTNDGEGPSGDVTDDSIDSHRHAAVTFDFDH; encoded by the exons ATGCGGGCGGGGGCGTACACGGTGCACCAGTCACTCTCCGCAGAGGCGGCCGCGGTGCTCAAGCTCTCGCTGGGCCTGGCGCGCCGCCGCGGCCACGCGCAGGTCACGCCGCTGCACGTCGCCTACACGCTGCTCGGGGTCTCggagccgtcgtcgtcgccgcggctcttcaccaccaccaccgtcgccgGCGCCTCCACGCCGGCCTACGGCCTCCTCATGCGCGCCTGCGCCCGGTCCCGCTCCCAGTCCCAGACCCATCCGGCGCAGTGCCGGGCGCTGGAGCTCTGCTTCAACGTCGCGCTCAACCGCCTGCCCACGGGCAATGCGGGGTTGGGCATGGGCTCCTCGCCCTCTACTTCTTTCGCGGCGTCGCTCCTCCAACAGCCCAGCCCGACGCTGTCCAACGCGCTCGTGGCCGCGCTCAAACGCGCGCAGGCCAACCAGCGCCGCGGCTGCGTCGAGCTGCAGAGCCAGCCTTGTGCGTCGCCGCCAGGCCCGCAACCGCAATCCACTACCAAGGTCGAGCAGCAGCCTCCTATGCTCACGATCAAGGTCGAGCTGGACCAGCTCATCATCTCCATCCTCGACGATCCCAGCGTGAGCCGGGTCATGCGGGAGGCCGGCTTCTCCAGCGCCGCCGTCAAGACCAACCTCGAGGAGGAGAGCGCCGCCATGCTGCTTGGCCTCGGCAGCCACCACGGCTCctcgacgccgtcgtcgtcctccCATGCTCCTCCAGCCGCGGCCGTAGTAGTACCGCCTCACTTCTTCCAGCTGGAGCCTTACGGCGGCTTCCCGGCGCACGCCGGTGCCAGCGGCGCGTTGTGGGCAGCGCCCTCCTTGGAGTCCGAGTCTCCATGCAAGGCGGAAGACGTGAGAGCGATCTTGGAGGTGATGTTGACGCGGCGCCAGGGGAGACGACGAGCCAACCCCGTGGTCGTCGGCGACTCCGCGTCCGTTGCCGAGGCGTCCGTCGCTGAGCTGATGCGGCGGATGGAGCGAGGCGACGTCCCCGACGAGCTGCGCGGCGCGCGAGTCCTCCGGCTCCACCTCTCCCACGTCCACGTCCGGCTCATGACCCGCGCCGACGTGGACGCGTGGGCGGCCGACCTGCGCCGCAGCGTCGGCGCCGCCACCGGAACCGACAACACCGGTGCAGGCCTCGTCATCTACGTCGGCGACATGCGCTGGGCCGTCGACAGCAGCAACGACGACGCCCGCGGCTTCAGCCCCGCTGCGCACCTGGCCGCAGAGCTCGCCCGCCTGCTCGGCGAGCTCCGCCTCCGCGCCGCGTCGCACGGGCACGGCGGGCGCGCCTGGCTGGTGGCGGCAGCGAGCTACGGCACCTTCATGCGTTGCCAGCGGTCGTCCCTGGAGGTGACGTGGGACCTGCAGCCGGTGTCCGTCCCTGCTGGCGCTGGCGGCGGCCTCGACCTGGAGCTCGGCCCTCGCGCTGCAACTGCAAG CCCGGCTGACGGCAAGGCTGCCCATCCTGCTCAGTTTCCTCTGCTGGATCTTGCACCCAAACAAGACCAAGAGGATGGCGTGCCAATGCCAACCCTGTGTGCTGAATGCGCTAAGTACTACGAAAATGAAGCATCGGTTGTGAGAGCTAAGGCAGCAGGCACCAATCTCGCGCTGACCTTCTTCCCTGGCTGGCCGCAGGCAGACGAACCCCAGACGTCGCACAAG GATGATCTGATGGAGCTGAAGAAGAAATGGAGCCGACTCTGCCAGCTGAGGGTTCACTCGCAGTCGCAGTGGAACCAACCGACTCGTCCGTGCAATGCAAATGCAACCACCTCTAACATGAATAGTGTCCCATGGTTGTCAACCTGCGAACTGCTGCCGCCGTCCGGCGATCTCAAGAGAAAGGCGGAGAGCGTCCGGATGCCGAGCGAGTCCAAGCGCTGGatgggcggtggcggtggccttGACCTGAACCTACGCGCTGATGACGACGAGGAGGATGGTGGTGCTGGCAGCAGTGAAGACGAGTTCGTTCCGAGCGACTTGACAAACGACGGTGAAGGTCCCAGTGGTGATGTGACTGACGACAGCATCGATAGCCATCGCCATGCTGCTGTGACCTTCGACTTCGATCACTAA